From a single Paenibacillus sp. FSL W8-0426 genomic region:
- the cysC gene encoding adenylyl-sulfate kinase: protein MSAQERNLTWQHSSLSRTEREHGNGHRSLTLWFTGLSGAGKSSLAFALERRMHQQDLRCYVLDGDNVRHGLNKDLGFNAEDRQENLRRIGEVSKLMVDAGLVVLSAFISPNAQDREMVRQLFEPGDFVEIYVRCSIEECERRDPKGLYKKARNGEIPHFTGISAPYDIPSNPSLIIDTELLPLEDAVDQIMQHLEHIQALSLPLSSVSGTTS from the coding sequence ATGTCTGCACAAGAACGCAACCTTACCTGGCAGCATTCAAGCTTAAGTCGAACGGAACGGGAACACGGTAATGGACATCGCAGCCTCACCTTATGGTTTACCGGGTTGTCCGGCGCGGGAAAGTCTTCTCTGGCCTTTGCCCTGGAACGAAGAATGCATCAGCAGGACCTGCGTTGTTACGTATTGGACGGAGATAACGTCCGGCATGGGTTGAACAAGGATCTGGGTTTCAATGCCGAAGATCGGCAAGAAAATCTGAGACGGATCGGCGAGGTTTCGAAGCTCATGGTGGATGCCGGGTTGGTGGTACTGTCCGCATTTATCTCGCCCAACGCGCAGGATCGGGAGATGGTTAGGCAACTGTTTGAACCCGGGGATTTTGTTGAAATCTATGTCCGTTGTTCGATCGAGGAATGTGAACGACGCGATCCCAAAGGACTGTACAAAAAGGCACGCAACGGTGAAATCCCTCATTTTACAGGCATTTCAGCCCCTTATGACATTCCCTCTAACCCTTCTCTCATCATTGACACGGAATTATTGCCGCTGGAGGACGCCGTGGACCAAATCATGCAGCATTTGGAGCATATTCAGGCCCTTTCTTTGCCACTCTCATCGGTCAGCGGCACAACATCATGA
- a CDS encoding aquaporin — MNVSLKKYAAEFIGTFVLVLFGCGSAATAGGELGYLGIALAFGLSIVAMAYVIGPISGCHINPAVSLAMFMSRKLKGSDFIGYVISQILGAIAASALLYAIIVSAGMPTTGLGQNGFGPGYGIGITAFMAVIVEVVLTFVFIYTILGVTSNESNGNITGLVIGLTLAFVHILGIALTGTSVNPARSLGPALLLGGQALSQLWVFLIAPLVGSALAVAVYQGLNTHKGK; from the coding sequence ATGAACGTTTCATTAAAGAAGTATGCTGCTGAATTCATTGGAACTTTTGTTCTGGTTCTATTCGGCTGTGGCAGTGCCGCAACGGCAGGGGGAGAGCTTGGATATTTGGGCATTGCATTGGCATTCGGGTTGTCTATTGTGGCGATGGCCTACGTGATCGGACCGATTTCGGGATGCCATATCAACCCGGCGGTTTCACTCGCCATGTTCATGAGCCGTAAATTAAAGGGTAGCGACTTTATCGGGTACGTTATTTCGCAAATCCTTGGGGCGATCGCGGCCTCTGCCCTTCTGTACGCCATCATCGTCTCCGCAGGCATGCCCACGACGGGGCTCGGTCAAAACGGTTTCGGCCCTGGCTACGGGATCGGGATTACAGCGTTCATGGCGGTCATTGTCGAGGTCGTTTTAACCTTCGTATTTATTTACACGATTCTGGGCGTGACCTCCAATGAAAGCAATGGAAACATCACCGGTCTGGTCATCGGACTGACGCTCGCTTTCGTACATATTCTTGGCATCGCCTTGACGGGAACGTCCGTCAACCCTGCAAGAAGCTTGGGACCAGCTCTTTTGCTCGGCGGACAAGCCTTATCCCAATTATGGGTGTTTCTAATCGCCCCGCTTGTCGGTTCTGCATTGGCCGTTGCTGTGTATCAGGGTCTGAACACCCATAAGGGAAAGTAA
- a CDS encoding ATP-binding protein, translating into MECVIFIGIQASGKSTFYRERFFQTHMRINLDMLRTRNRENLFIQASLEAKQPFVIDNTNPTMEERQKYIGCAKEHRFKVIGYFFEPDYALSLERNGKRTGEERIPEIGIKSTLKKMQSPSYREGFDELYTVRSTGGHFFVEKADPKLVE; encoded by the coding sequence ATGGAATGCGTCATTTTTATCGGGATTCAGGCTTCAGGGAAATCAACGTTTTACAGGGAGAGGTTTTTCCAAACACACATGAGGATTAATCTCGACATGTTGAGGACGAGAAATCGGGAGAACTTGTTTATACAAGCTTCGCTGGAGGCCAAGCAGCCTTTTGTCATCGACAACACCAATCCGACCATGGAAGAGCGGCAGAAATATATAGGCTGTGCCAAAGAACATCGATTTAAAGTCATCGGTTATTTTTTTGAGCCCGACTATGCCCTCTCGTTGGAAAGAAACGGGAAAAGGACGGGGGAAGAAAGAATTCCGGAAATCGGCATCAAGAGTACTTTGAAGAAAATGCAATCCCCATCATATCGTGAAGGATTTGACGAGTTATATACCGTTAGGTCGACGGGTGGACATTTCTTCGTTGAGAAAGCAGACCCCAAGCTAGTAGAGTAA
- the mtnK gene encoding S-methyl-5-thioribose kinase, producing the protein MTQYHPLTSQDAMELAKTIPGPFTADSELECREIGDGNLNLVFHITDRNSDKSIIIKQALPYAKVVGESWPLSLERARIEREILQEQYRICPGSVPAVYHYDDVLALTVMEDLSDHTIMRKGLIDGMSYPLFARHIGEFMARTLFFTSDLGMDQKSKKEKQGRFINPDQCKITEDLIFDEPYRIAEKNNYEASIEDEAEALRTDAALHLEVALLREKFLTHGEALIHGDLHTGSIFVTPESTKVIDPEFAYYGPMGFDIGAVLANLLLHYAAVPGWIQDDAARKAREIEMLDMVRDVWTEFESRFRALWTTHLLDPVAKARGYEDHYVQKLLRDTAGFAGAKMVRRIVGLAHVADIDTIKDAASRERAQRKSLAIGKALIKSNRSLNSIDELLDTVAAAGSTLER; encoded by the coding sequence TTGACTCAATATCATCCATTGACTTCCCAAGACGCGATGGAACTCGCAAAAACGATACCCGGTCCATTCACGGCCGATTCCGAGTTGGAATGCCGCGAGATCGGCGACGGCAACCTGAATTTGGTTTTTCACATCACGGACCGAAACTCCGATAAAAGTATCATTATCAAACAAGCCCTCCCTTATGCGAAAGTCGTCGGTGAGTCTTGGCCCCTTTCCTTGGAGCGCGCCCGGATTGAAAGGGAAATTTTGCAGGAGCAATATCGCATTTGTCCGGGATCGGTCCCGGCGGTCTACCATTATGATGACGTTCTTGCTTTGACGGTGATGGAGGATTTGAGCGATCACACCATTATGCGCAAAGGCCTGATCGACGGCATGTCTTATCCGCTCTTCGCCCGCCATATCGGAGAATTCATGGCGCGGACGCTGTTTTTCACCTCGGACCTGGGCATGGATCAGAAATCGAAAAAAGAGAAACAGGGCCGCTTCATCAACCCTGACCAGTGCAAGATTACGGAAGACTTGATTTTCGACGAACCTTACCGCATTGCGGAAAAAAACAACTATGAAGCCTCCATCGAGGATGAGGCCGAAGCCCTTCGCACGGATGCAGCATTGCATCTTGAAGTTGCGCTGCTGCGGGAAAAGTTTTTGACCCATGGCGAAGCTTTAATCCACGGCGACCTTCACACTGGAAGCATCTTCGTTACCCCGGAATCGACCAAAGTCATCGACCCGGAATTTGCATATTACGGACCGATGGGTTTCGATATCGGCGCGGTGCTGGCCAATTTGCTGCTTCATTACGCTGCCGTGCCGGGGTGGATTCAGGATGACGCTGCCCGGAAGGCTCGCGAAATCGAAATGCTGGACATGGTACGGGATGTATGGACCGAATTCGAATCCCGTTTCCGTGCCTTATGGACAACCCATTTGCTCGATCCTGTGGCGAAAGCCCGGGGCTATGAGGATCATTATGTACAAAAACTGCTGCGTGACACTGCCGGTTTTGCCGGCGCCAAAATGGTCCGGCGCATCGTCGGCCTTGCCCACGTCGCGGATATCGACACGATTAAGGATGCCGCTTCCCGCGAGCGGGCCCAACGCAAATCGCTGGCCATCGGCAAAGCATTGATTAAAAGTAACCGCAGCTTGAATTCGATCGACGAACTGCTCGATACCGTGGCTGCGGCGGGATCCACGCTGGAACGCTAA
- a CDS encoding DegV family protein — protein sequence MPRIKIFSDSTSDLNPEWIQTYDIGVIPLYVVFGDESLKDGVEITPEQLYARVDQDGRLPKTAAPSPADFMAAFRPYIEQGDDILYISLSSELSSTYQNAKIASTEFPEGRISVVDSLNLSSGIGLLVMKAVQAAEKGQTLAEVTKLVESVRPHVRTEFVIDTLEYLYKGGRCSGMQNLIGSLLKIRPVIRVADGKMTPAYKVRGKREKAMDQMLQNSLADKEQIDKDLIIVVHTMAKEDALALQKTLQEQTGARVEITTAGCVICSHCGPKTIGIIYHTVV from the coding sequence ATGCCACGAATCAAAATTTTTTCGGACAGCACCAGCGATTTGAATCCCGAATGGATTCAGACTTATGACATCGGCGTCATTCCCCTTTACGTCGTTTTCGGGGACGAATCGCTAAAGGATGGGGTGGAAATCACCCCTGAACAACTATATGCGCGAGTGGACCAGGACGGACGGCTGCCCAAAACGGCTGCACCCTCCCCTGCCGATTTCATGGCTGCTTTCAGACCCTACATAGAACAGGGAGACGACATCCTGTATATCAGCCTGTCCTCCGAGCTTTCTTCCACATATCAGAACGCCAAAATTGCCAGCACCGAATTCCCGGAGGGGCGAATTTCCGTCGTAGATTCCCTTAATCTGTCTTCCGGGATTGGTTTGCTCGTCATGAAGGCGGTGCAGGCGGCTGAAAAAGGGCAAACCTTGGCTGAGGTCACCAAGCTGGTGGAAAGCGTGCGGCCCCATGTGCGAACAGAGTTTGTCATTGACACCCTGGAATATTTGTATAAGGGCGGACGCTGCTCCGGCATGCAAAATCTGATCGGCAGCCTGTTGAAGATCCGTCCGGTCATTCGTGTGGCCGACGGGAAAATGACTCCGGCTTACAAAGTGCGCGGCAAACGGGAAAAAGCGATGGATCAGATGCTCCAGAACAGTCTGGCCGATAAAGAGCAGATCGATAAAGACCTGATCATCGTTGTGCACACCATGGCGAAGGAGGATGCGCTTGCTCTCCAAAAAACGCTGCAGGAGCAAACGGGGGCCCGCGTAGAAATCACGACCGCCGGATGCGTAATATGCAGCCATTGTGGTCCAAAAACGATCGGCATCATTTATCATACCGTAGTCTAA
- a CDS encoding DUF423 domain-containing protein: MQRRWMTVGAVLTMLSVAIGAFGAHMLKEFVGADAIAVYETGVQYHMIHALGLLIIGLTAGQLGESAKLRWAARLLLIGIIVFSGSLYTLTITGVKMLGAITPIGGVAFILGWLLFALDLWQRGASRK, encoded by the coding sequence ATGCAACGAAGATGGATGACGGTTGGTGCCGTATTGACGATGCTGTCTGTAGCCATAGGCGCATTTGGAGCGCATATGCTGAAGGAGTTCGTTGGGGCCGACGCCATCGCCGTATATGAAACCGGGGTGCAGTATCACATGATTCATGCCCTCGGTTTGCTGATCATCGGGCTGACGGCAGGGCAACTCGGTGAATCGGCCAAACTTCGCTGGGCGGCGAGGTTGTTGTTGATCGGCATTATCGTTTTTTCGGGAAGTTTGTATACACTCACCATAACAGGGGTCAAAATGTTGGGAGCCATCACGCCCATCGGAGGCGTAGCGTTCATTCTCGGATGGCTGCTGTTCGCGCTCGATTTGTGGCAGCGCGGAGCAAGCCGAAAATGA
- the sufC gene encoding Fe-S cluster assembly ATPase SufC, whose translation MATNFVIEGLKAEIEGKEILKGINLQMKGGEIHAIMGPNGTGKSTLASALMGHPKYEVTDGTVTLDGEDLLEMEVDERARAGLFLAMQYPSEIAGVTNSDFLRSAINARRGEGNEISLIKFIRQMEGKMKDLDMNPEFAHRYLNEGFSGGEKKRNEILQMMLLDPKIVVLDEIDSGLDIDALKIVANGVNAMKSEDRGFLIITHYQRLLNYITPDYVHVMMQGRIVKSGGPELAERLEAEGYDWVKEELGITDETVGQEA comes from the coding sequence ATGGCTACGAATTTCGTCATCGAAGGTCTGAAAGCGGAGATCGAAGGCAAAGAAATCCTGAAAGGAATCAACCTGCAAATGAAAGGTGGAGAAATCCACGCGATCATGGGTCCGAACGGAACAGGTAAGTCCACGCTGGCTTCCGCATTGATGGGACATCCTAAATATGAAGTAACCGATGGAACCGTAACGCTGGACGGTGAAGACCTGCTGGAGATGGAAGTGGATGAGCGCGCACGCGCCGGTCTGTTCCTGGCCATGCAATATCCGAGCGAAATCGCAGGCGTAACCAACTCCGATTTCCTCCGCAGCGCAATCAATGCACGTCGCGGCGAGGGCAACGAGATCTCCCTGATCAAGTTCATTCGTCAAATGGAAGGCAAAATGAAAGATCTCGACATGAACCCGGAATTTGCGCATCGTTACCTGAACGAAGGTTTCTCGGGCGGTGAGAAAAAACGGAACGAGATTCTGCAAATGATGCTGCTTGATCCAAAAATCGTTGTACTGGACGAAATCGACTCCGGTCTCGATATCGACGCTTTGAAAATCGTAGCGAATGGCGTCAATGCCATGAAGAGCGAAGATCGCGGTTTCTTGATCATCACTCACTACCAACGTTTGTTGAACTACATCACGCCTGACTACGTTCACGTTATGATGCAAGGCCGTATCGTCAAATCCGGCGGTCCTGAGCTTGCTGAACGCCTTGAAGCAGAAGGTTACGATTGGGTTAAAGAAGAACTGGGAATTACAGACGAAACTGTAGGCCAAGAAGCGTAA
- the mtnA gene encoding S-methyl-5-thioribose-1-phosphate isomerase encodes MTTTDYQPLSSLVWKQDKLEMLDQRLLPESIVMLKLYTPEEVWESIHSMKVRGAPAIGIAAAFGVVLGAKAYDGSSIEGWLEHVKSICAHLATSRPTAVNLFWALDRMLNKAQELAQAGASIDDGSAALEAEALLIQKEDEEVCRMIGENALPLFEHGMGVLTHCNAGGLATAKYGTATAPMYLAKERGIELKVFADETRPVLQGARLTAFELQQAGIDVTLLCDNMAGMVMSKGWIQAVIVGTDRVAANGDVANKIGTYSLAVLAKAHNIPFYVASPLSTIDLSTPSGDLIPIEERAAEEVTEGFGKRTAPQGVKVFNPAFDVTPNEYVTAIITEKGVVRAPFNENLAALFADEQA; translated from the coding sequence ATGACAACAACCGATTATCAACCTCTGTCTTCCCTTGTATGGAAACAGGACAAGCTTGAAATGCTGGATCAGCGACTGCTTCCCGAAAGCATCGTTATGCTGAAGCTGTACACGCCGGAAGAAGTATGGGAATCCATCCACTCCATGAAGGTCCGCGGAGCGCCAGCCATTGGCATCGCTGCTGCCTTTGGCGTGGTGCTGGGTGCCAAAGCTTATGACGGCTCATCCATCGAAGGATGGCTGGAACATGTCAAATCGATCTGCGCCCACCTGGCTACATCGCGTCCTACAGCCGTGAACCTGTTCTGGGCACTGGATCGCATGTTGAACAAAGCGCAGGAATTGGCTCAAGCCGGAGCCTCCATCGATGACGGCAGCGCCGCCTTGGAAGCGGAAGCCTTGTTGATCCAAAAAGAGGACGAGGAAGTGTGCCGTATGATCGGTGAAAATGCGCTGCCACTCTTCGAGCACGGCATGGGCGTGCTGACGCACTGCAATGCCGGCGGACTCGCTACGGCCAAATACGGTACGGCGACCGCGCCGATGTACCTTGCCAAGGAACGCGGCATCGAACTCAAGGTATTTGCGGACGAAACCCGTCCCGTGCTGCAAGGCGCACGCCTGACTGCATTCGAGCTGCAGCAAGCCGGCATCGACGTTACGCTGCTATGCGACAACATGGCCGGCATGGTCATGTCCAAAGGATGGATTCAAGCCGTTATCGTTGGTACGGACCGCGTGGCGGCCAATGGCGACGTAGCCAACAAAATCGGCACGTACAGCCTCGCCGTATTGGCGAAGGCCCACAATATTCCGTTCTATGTGGCAAGCCCGCTGTCCACCATCGACTTGTCCACGCCGTCCGGCGATCTCATTCCGATCGAAGAACGCGCAGCCGAGGAAGTCACCGAAGGATTTGGCAAACGCACGGCGCCGCAAGGCGTCAAAGTGTTCAATCCTGCGTTCGACGTGACCCCGAACGAATATGTAACGGCCATCATCACGGAAAAAGGCGTCGTGCGCGCACCGTTTAACGAAAACCTTGCCGCATTGTTTGCGGACGAACAGGCTTAA
- a CDS encoding DUF1802 family protein has product MSQPTAPALKEWASAIKELESGRQILVMRKGGIVEETRHFELKSPAFYLYPTYEHQRKELIKPAEQPRVDESMAGWSPDLQAIQLTAYAEVTKDLEIRDQETLERLQEFHMWTSDFAEARLKWKRKDPLHVLLLRVYRLNEPMEIPVLPEYNGCKSWISVPNGQVLREMTPVLDVAEYDRRVKRIEEALRAD; this is encoded by the coding sequence ATGTCACAACCAACGGCTCCGGCTCTGAAGGAATGGGCTTCTGCGATCAAAGAGCTGGAAAGCGGCCGTCAAATTTTGGTGATGCGCAAAGGCGGCATCGTGGAGGAAACGAGGCATTTCGAACTGAAAAGCCCTGCTTTCTATTTGTATCCGACCTATGAGCACCAACGCAAAGAATTGATCAAGCCGGCAGAACAACCGCGTGTAGATGAATCCATGGCGGGGTGGTCCCCGGATCTGCAGGCGATCCAATTGACGGCGTACGCCGAAGTGACGAAGGATCTTGAGATCCGGGATCAGGAAACGCTGGAGCGACTGCAAGAATTTCATATGTGGACTTCGGATTTTGCGGAAGCGCGTTTAAAATGGAAAAGAAAAGATCCGCTTCATGTGCTGCTGCTTCGCGTATATCGTCTGAATGAGCCGATGGAGATCCCTGTGCTGCCCGAATACAATGGCTGCAAATCTTGGATTTCCGTTCCTAATGGTCAGGTGCTGCGCGAAATGACGCCGGTGCTGGACGTTGCGGAATATGACAGACGGGTGAAGCGAATTGAAGAAGCGCTGCGAGCGGATTAA
- a CDS encoding SMI1/KNR4 family protein, with amino-acid sequence MRDELLERLEAWHEEDEFEEIVDSITEIKEEERDYALVSHLGRALNNLERYEEAVEQFLSVAEEGQDDPLWHYRIGLAYYYLEQYEHAREAFEKADRLDPGDEDTQEFLEWIRSKTKTDEKAVETAQSAAGTPIETASIGEAEIGDFWDDHAETAEQFVLAPPTDEQIAAVEEQLVFKLPTSYIKMMKLHNGGVPRYRYFPVSDADATEKRRIEISGMLGIGREKKHSLCGEAGSRFIIEQGGYPEIGVVLCECPAESEVVMLDYRASGNAGEPEVVHIDKNQGYKITWLAPDVDTFIRGLVNEENRSPNFQGSL; translated from the coding sequence ATGAGAGATGAGCTCTTGGAACGGCTCGAAGCTTGGCATGAAGAGGATGAATTCGAAGAAATCGTGGATTCGATTACAGAGATCAAGGAGGAAGAGCGGGATTATGCCCTGGTCAGCCATCTGGGGAGAGCGCTGAATAATTTGGAGCGTTACGAAGAAGCAGTCGAGCAGTTCTTGTCGGTTGCGGAAGAGGGACAGGATGACCCGCTCTGGCATTATCGCATCGGTCTGGCTTATTATTATTTGGAGCAATATGAGCATGCCCGTGAAGCCTTTGAAAAGGCAGACCGACTGGATCCGGGAGATGAGGATACGCAAGAATTTCTGGAATGGATTCGGAGCAAAACCAAAACCGATGAGAAGGCTGTAGAGACAGCCCAATCTGCCGCCGGAACCCCAATCGAAACGGCAAGCATTGGCGAAGCGGAAATCGGGGATTTTTGGGATGATCACGCAGAAACCGCAGAACAATTTGTGTTGGCCCCGCCGACCGATGAGCAGATTGCTGCCGTGGAGGAACAATTGGTTTTCAAGCTGCCCACATCCTATATTAAAATGATGAAATTACATAATGGTGGAGTCCCCCGTTATCGGTATTTCCCTGTCAGCGATGCGGACGCTACCGAGAAGAGACGCATTGAGATTTCGGGCATGTTGGGCATTGGGCGGGAGAAGAAACACTCGCTGTGTGGAGAAGCCGGCAGCCGATTCATCATCGAGCAGGGAGGCTACCCGGAAATTGGCGTAGTGCTATGCGAGTGCCCGGCTGAGTCAGAGGTAGTGATGCTGGATTATCGGGCATCCGGGAATGCTGGCGAGCCCGAGGTTGTTCATATCGATAAAAACCAAGGTTACAAGATCACTTGGCTGGCTCCCGATGTTGACACCTTTATTCGGGGTTTGGTGAATGAGGAAAATCGTTCTCCCAACTTCCAAGGTTCACTTTAA
- the ltrA gene encoding group II intron reverse transcriptase/maturase → MNAEGLTTPKENVQQLQEKLGHAAKENKKRRFHALYDKVYRRDILWEAWRRVRANKGAAGVDEQTLSDIERQGEFQFIEECHRLLKEGDYHPSAVRRKYIPKKDGKQRPLGIPTIRDRVMQMATKLVIEPIFEADFQECSFGFRPKRGAKQALERIRKACNRKGNWVVDVDIQGYFDNINQEKLMKLIAMRISDRRILKLVRKWLVAGVMEEGSVRRSDLGTPQGGVISPLLANIYLNYFDLLWERHGKQCGELTRYADDFVVVCKTRKDAMRAYELIQRIMERLELTLHPTKTRIVGLWTGEEGFDFLGMHHRRTKTETSKARVYYSTQQWLTSKAEARIREVVKERLAPPSMRKYAFQEHVAWLNPKIQGWRNYYHTFYGKRILAKLDWYILQRFTRWYAKKRQRARWIGSYSEVKYLAKLHGLKKLL, encoded by the coding sequence GTGAATGCCGAAGGGCTAACAACACCAAAAGAAAACGTTCAACAACTCCAAGAGAAGCTAGGTCATGCGGCCAAGGAAAACAAGAAGCGAAGATTCCATGCTCTGTATGACAAGGTCTATAGAAGGGATATTCTGTGGGAAGCATGGAGGCGAGTGCGCGCGAACAAAGGTGCAGCGGGTGTGGATGAACAAACCCTTTCGGACATTGAGAGGCAAGGTGAATTTCAGTTCATAGAAGAGTGCCACCGACTGCTGAAAGAAGGAGACTACCACCCTTCGGCTGTTCGAAGGAAGTACATCCCCAAGAAGGATGGAAAGCAGAGGCCTCTCGGCATCCCAACCATTCGTGACCGGGTCATGCAAATGGCAACGAAGCTTGTCATTGAACCTATCTTTGAAGCAGATTTCCAAGAATGTTCGTTCGGTTTTCGCCCGAAACGGGGTGCCAAACAAGCGCTGGAACGAATCCGTAAAGCATGCAACCGCAAAGGAAACTGGGTGGTCGACGTCGACATCCAAGGCTACTTCGATAACATCAACCAAGAGAAACTAATGAAGCTGATCGCCATGCGAATCAGTGATCGTCGTATCTTGAAATTGGTGAGAAAGTGGCTTGTTGCGGGAGTTATGGAAGAAGGAAGTGTCCGGCGCTCGGATTTAGGCACGCCACAGGGCGGAGTGATTTCGCCTTTACTAGCAAACATCTATCTGAACTACTTCGATCTATTGTGGGAACGCCATGGGAAACAATGTGGAGAATTAACGCGATATGCAGATGACTTTGTGGTCGTATGCAAAACCAGAAAAGACGCTATGCGTGCCTACGAACTCATCCAGAGGATTATGGAACGATTGGAGCTAACCCTGCATCCGACCAAAACACGGATTGTTGGTTTATGGACAGGCGAAGAAGGCTTTGACTTTCTGGGGATGCATCACCGCAGAACGAAAACAGAAACGTCCAAAGCACGAGTGTATTATTCAACACAGCAATGGTTAACTTCAAAAGCGGAAGCGCGGATTCGCGAAGTGGTGAAGGAGCGCTTAGCGCCACCAAGTATGCGAAAGTACGCTTTCCAAGAACACGTTGCATGGCTGAACCCCAAGATCCAAGGTTGGCGAAATTACTACCATACGTTTTACGGTAAACGGATATTAGCCAAATTAGACTGGTATATTCTACAGCGGTTCACAAGATGGTATGCGAAGAAACGGCAACGAGCGAGATGGATAGGGTCCTATTCAGAGGTGAAGTATTTGGCAAAATTACATGGATTGAAGAAGCTCTTGTAG
- a CDS encoding DUF1805 domain-containing protein — translation MVTMEPIVVEGHVLTGVEVKLPKTTLLTINTSKGYIMCGALDVGLLNEKLGDRKIIAARAVGVRTLDQLLHAPMESVTTEAEAMGITVGMSGVEALLKMI, via the coding sequence ATGGTGACCATGGAACCGATCGTGGTGGAAGGGCATGTTCTGACAGGCGTGGAAGTGAAGCTGCCCAAAACCACTTTGCTGACGATAAATACGTCGAAGGGATACATCATGTGTGGTGCCTTGGACGTTGGGCTGCTGAATGAGAAGCTAGGGGACCGTAAAATCATTGCTGCCCGTGCGGTCGGCGTACGCACGTTGGATCAGCTGCTGCATGCGCCAATGGAATCGGTAACGACCGAAGCCGAAGCGATGGGCATTACCGTGGGCATGAGCGGCGTCGAAGCTCTATTGAAAATGATTTAA
- the pdaA gene encoding delta-lactam-biosynthetic de-N-acetylase, with amino-acid sequence MKRFLLCAKLTLLAIGMLVGTGQVDASPINGAYHFGFKKSENGQLPSIDQEGFKAILQQNDAIFLGDTKQKELYLTFDNGYENGFTPAILDVLRDKKVPAAFFVTGHYLKDQPELVKRMAAEGHVVGNHSWSHPDMTRISNEKIKTELAQVQTEIHRLTGQQTSYLRPPRGIFNNRTLAESRAQGYVNVFWSVAYKDWDTNVQRGTDYARQQVLKQLHPGAVILLHSVSKDNTEALASIIDEARKQGYVFKHLNELKTKSY; translated from the coding sequence ATGAAGCGATTTTTACTTTGCGCCAAATTGACCTTGCTGGCCATTGGCATGTTGGTGGGCACGGGACAAGTGGATGCATCGCCGATTAACGGGGCTTATCATTTTGGTTTCAAAAAAAGCGAGAACGGCCAGCTGCCGTCCATTGATCAAGAAGGCTTCAAAGCCATTTTGCAGCAGAATGATGCCATTTTTTTGGGAGATACGAAACAAAAGGAATTGTACCTCACGTTTGACAACGGGTATGAGAATGGATTTACGCCGGCGATTCTGGATGTTTTGCGTGACAAGAAGGTGCCTGCCGCGTTTTTCGTTACAGGGCATTATTTGAAGGATCAGCCGGAACTCGTGAAACGCATGGCAGCGGAAGGGCATGTCGTGGGGAATCATTCCTGGAGCCATCCGGACATGACTCGCATCTCCAATGAAAAAATAAAAACGGAGTTGGCACAGGTTCAAACGGAGATCCATCGTCTCACGGGCCAACAAACGTCCTATTTGCGCCCGCCGCGCGGCATTTTCAACAACCGTACATTGGCCGAGAGCCGTGCCCAAGGATATGTGAACGTTTTTTGGTCCGTAGCTTACAAGGATTGGGATACGAACGTTCAGCGGGGAACCGATTATGCGCGTCAGCAAGTGCTCAAGCAATTACATCCCGGGGCGGTCATCTTGCTTCATTCGGTGTCAAAGGATAATACGGAGGCGCTGGCATCCATTATCGACGAAGCGCGCAAGCAGGGATATGTATTCAAACATTTGAACGAGCTGAAGACGAAAAGTTATTGA
- a CDS encoding Dps family protein yields the protein MATTNKTNQAKTVQEILNRQVANLNVLYVKIHNYHWYVKGPHFYTLHVKFEEFYNEITAQMDEIAERLLTLKGSPAATMKEYLELSTIQEASGKEDANAMVQNLIEDFATLSNEYQEGIDAAEEAEDQPTSDMLTGFKADLEKHMWMLRSFLG from the coding sequence ATGGCTACAACAAATAAAACCAATCAAGCAAAAACCGTTCAAGAAATACTGAATCGTCAGGTGGCCAACCTGAACGTTCTTTACGTGAAAATCCACAACTATCACTGGTACGTCAAAGGTCCGCATTTCTATACATTGCATGTGAAATTTGAGGAATTTTACAACGAAATTACGGCACAGATGGACGAAATCGCCGAGCGTTTGCTGACCCTGAAAGGCAGCCCTGCCGCTACGATGAAAGAGTATCTGGAGCTTTCCACCATTCAGGAGGCATCCGGAAAAGAAGATGCAAACGCGATGGTCCAGAATTTAATCGAGGATTTCGCAACGCTGTCGAACGAGTATCAGGAGGGCATTGACGCTGCAGAGGAAGCGGAGGATCAACCGACCTCGGACATGTTGACCGGCTTTAAGGCCGATCTGGAAAAACACATGTGGATGCTGCGGTCGTTCCTTGGATAA